Proteins from a single region of Chitinibacter bivalviorum:
- a CDS encoding carbohydrate-binding protein, whose protein sequence is MKITLLALGFGVGLAAQTALACSPNPNPTLPQMPTGLDGKLPLTYPDLDPNYPYIPPVTSGACPTPARYGFQATMPALNDAETDRVYGTQNTSAPAWDAAKVYNTGDLVSSEGVTYKAKWWTQNEKPGQPWGAWEEQTALSGPQAWSSSKAYNGGDQATFDGRLYQAKWWTQNNQPGLAGSPWEDKGVAPIPKSRPPQFKVNVTRQNDGSLNITVPVGSYIYPVSYVYRATASCSATMTTEGERPASAIPPVIERWEVHIDGKTVATQQGPYLMPVPAVAPPPPPIIPRNADGSCSVAEGTIVGQFGSARGGDVIGWTTIAADKAAGHMLSVWLCNGDQCRPSTLLWKDRFGTQANQY, encoded by the coding sequence ATGAAAATCACGCTACTCGCCCTTGGGTTTGGCGTGGGCTTGGCGGCGCAAACCGCGCTGGCCTGCTCGCCAAACCCTAATCCGACCTTACCGCAAATGCCAACAGGTCTGGATGGCAAACTCCCGCTCACTTACCCTGATTTAGATCCCAACTACCCCTACATTCCGCCCGTGACCAGCGGCGCGTGCCCAACACCGGCGCGTTACGGCTTTCAGGCAACAATGCCAGCGCTAAACGATGCCGAAACGGATCGGGTGTATGGCACACAAAACACCAGCGCCCCCGCTTGGGACGCGGCCAAGGTCTATAACACCGGCGATCTGGTTAGCTCGGAAGGCGTGACATACAAAGCCAAATGGTGGACGCAAAACGAAAAACCAGGCCAGCCATGGGGCGCGTGGGAAGAGCAAACTGCGCTATCAGGCCCACAAGCGTGGAGCAGCAGCAAAGCATACAACGGCGGCGATCAGGCCACCTTTGATGGCCGCCTGTATCAAGCCAAATGGTGGACACAAAATAATCAACCCGGTCTGGCTGGCAGCCCTTGGGAAGACAAAGGTGTAGCGCCCATCCCAAAATCTCGTCCACCGCAATTCAAAGTGAATGTCACTCGCCAAAACGATGGCTCGCTCAATATCACGGTGCCCGTTGGCTCGTACATTTACCCCGTTTCATATGTGTACCGTGCCACCGCCTCATGCAGCGCAACCATGACCACCGAGGGTGAACGCCCCGCTTCGGCCATTCCACCAGTGATCGAGCGTTGGGAAGTGCATATCGATGGTAAAACAGTGGCTACCCAGCAAGGTCCGTACTTGATGCCCGTTCCTGCGGTTGCGCCACCACCCCCGCCGATTATTCCGCGCAATGCCGATGGTAGTTGCAGTGTTGCCGAAGGTACTATCGTTGGCCAATTCGGCTCGGCGCGCGGTGGCGACGTGATCGGCTGGACCACCATCGCGGCTGACAAAGCGGCTGGGCATATGCTCAGCGTTTGGCTATGCAATGGCGATCAGTGCCGCCCCTCAACCTTGCTGTGGAAAGATCGGTTTGGTACACAAGCCAATCAATATTGA
- a CDS encoding PLP-dependent aminotransferase family protein, protein MFANRIERLKPSLVREILAAAQAPGVISFAGGLPAAETLFQPQLDQWQAPSHIWQYGPSEGEADLRELVAARAKAMGLDCRPEQVLILNGSQQGIDLVAKLWVDEGTRILCESPTYLAALQVFELFGAQFITGEQDAIGLTPAAIAENEARFAYLIPTFQNPTGACYGLPQRQVLAEALDAKGMPVFEDDPYRDLAFDGVAPAPLVSHLKSARWVYQGSFSKTLAPGLRLGYLIAHPDLIVPLTRLKQAADLHSNRLSQAIVAEVLRSGQLDEHVAHILPSYRAKRDAMHAALSQHLADRASWIKPAGGLFFWLHLHRQQDTLALMQQGLAQNLAVMPGVPFYPNGKGASALRLNFSHSSIGQIEEGVRRLAGLLR, encoded by the coding sequence ATGTTTGCCAATCGAATTGAACGCTTAAAGCCTTCACTGGTTAGAGAAATTCTAGCTGCCGCACAGGCTCCTGGGGTAATTTCTTTTGCCGGTGGTTTGCCAGCGGCAGAAACCTTGTTTCAGCCCCAACTGGATCAATGGCAAGCACCTAGCCATATTTGGCAATATGGCCCATCTGAGGGTGAAGCCGATTTGCGCGAGCTGGTGGCGGCACGCGCCAAGGCGATGGGCTTGGATTGCAGGCCTGAGCAGGTATTGATCCTGAATGGCTCGCAGCAAGGCATCGATTTGGTCGCCAAACTCTGGGTCGATGAAGGCACGCGCATTTTGTGCGAATCGCCAACCTATCTGGCTGCTTTGCAGGTGTTTGAGCTATTTGGTGCGCAATTTATCACTGGTGAGCAAGATGCAATTGGCTTAACGCCAGCGGCCATTGCCGAAAATGAGGCTCGTTTTGCGTATCTGATCCCGACTTTCCAAAATCCAACTGGGGCATGTTATGGCTTGCCGCAGCGTCAGGTGCTGGCTGAAGCCTTGGATGCAAAAGGCATGCCCGTGTTTGAGGATGATCCTTATCGTGATCTGGCTTTTGATGGCGTGGCCCCTGCGCCCTTGGTATCGCACCTGAAGTCGGCGCGCTGGGTGTATCAGGGCTCATTTTCCAAAACCCTCGCGCCCGGTTTGCGTTTGGGTTATCTGATTGCGCATCCTGATTTGATCGTGCCGTTAACGCGATTAAAACAAGCCGCCGATTTGCACAGCAATCGTTTGAGTCAGGCGATAGTGGCTGAGGTGTTGCGCTCTGGGCAATTGGATGAACATGTGGCCCATATTCTGCCTAGTTATCGTGCGAAGCGCGATGCAATGCATGCGGCTTTGAGTCAGCATTTGGCGGATCGGGCGTCGTGGATTAAGCCTGCAGGGGGCTTGTTTTTTTGGCTGCATTTGCACCGCCAGCAAGATACGCTGGCCTTGATGCAACAAGGCTTGGCGCAGAATCTGGCGGTGATGCCGGGCGTGCCGTTTTATCCGAATGGCAAGGGTGCGAGTGCTTTGCGGCTCAATTTTAGCCATAGCTCAATTGGGCAAATCGAAGAAGGCGTGCGGCGTTTGGCGGGATTGTTGCGCTAA
- a CDS encoding alkene reductase, which yields MLFDSFKLGPLSLQNRTVMAPMTRCRAVVNNTPNELVAQYYGQRANAGLIITEGTSPSPDGIGYARIPGLYNAEQVAGWKLATDAAHQGGAKIFIQFMHCGRVTGAANLPAGARAVGPTSENCPGEMYTDAAGMQAHAQPHALTESEITEVVAEYAQAAKLAVEAGFDGIELHGANGYLIEQFLNANVNSRTDGYGGSAAARNRFALEVAKACVDAIGADRVGMRISPYGVFNSTGAFDGVEAQYLDLVKALSDLGLVYVHLVDHSAMGAPEVPAAFKAQLRATFKGAFIASGGFETVEAAEAVLAENRGDLIAFGRPFISNPDLVHRLKNQLPLAQPDANTFYTADAVGYTDYPTAA from the coding sequence ATGTTATTTGACTCATTCAAGCTCGGCCCTTTGTCGCTACAAAACCGCACGGTGATGGCACCCATGACGCGCTGTCGCGCTGTCGTGAATAACACGCCGAATGAACTGGTTGCGCAATATTATGGTCAGCGCGCCAATGCGGGCCTAATCATTACCGAAGGCACATCGCCCTCACCCGACGGCATCGGCTACGCCCGCATCCCTGGCCTTTATAACGCCGAACAAGTTGCCGGCTGGAAACTGGCCACCGACGCGGCCCACCAAGGCGGCGCGAAAATCTTTATCCAATTTATGCACTGCGGTCGCGTCACCGGCGCAGCTAATCTACCAGCAGGCGCACGCGCGGTAGGCCCAACGTCTGAAAACTGCCCCGGCGAGATGTATACTGATGCAGCCGGCATGCAAGCTCATGCACAGCCTCATGCCCTCACTGAAAGTGAGATTACTGAGGTCGTAGCTGAGTATGCCCAGGCCGCTAAGCTGGCCGTCGAAGCGGGCTTTGATGGCATTGAATTGCACGGCGCGAATGGCTACTTAATCGAGCAGTTTCTGAACGCCAACGTCAACAGTCGCACCGACGGCTATGGTGGCAGCGCCGCTGCGCGCAATCGTTTTGCATTAGAAGTCGCCAAAGCCTGCGTCGATGCCATTGGTGCCGACCGCGTCGGTATGCGCATTTCACCCTATGGCGTATTCAATAGCACCGGCGCATTTGATGGCGTGGAAGCGCAATATCTGGATTTAGTCAAAGCCCTTTCCGATCTTGGCTTGGTGTACGTCCACCTCGTTGACCATTCTGCGATGGGTGCGCCAGAAGTACCTGCGGCGTTCAAGGCGCAACTACGAGCAACATTCAAAGGCGCATTCATCGCTTCCGGCGGCTTTGAAACCGTCGAGGCGGCTGAGGCGGTACTCGCCGAAAATCGCGGCGACCTAATCGCCTTTGGTCGCCCCTTCATTAGCAACCCTGATTTGGTCCATCGCCTCAAAAACCAGCTGCCGCTGGCGCAGCCAGATGCAAATACGTTTTACACCGCCGATGCAGTGGGATACACCGATTATCCAACCGCAGCCTAA
- a CDS encoding class I SAM-dependent methyltransferase has protein sequence MSTPNLGYAIKHQHVAVAGGADLHVRSLLDKQQFYDPLGIAEAAGVSEACWSLFGQVWPSAQKMADLMQDYALGERRILEIGCGLALASLVIHRRLGDITASDCHPLTETFLNENTLLNAMPTLKYCTGNWGRSNLDLGEFDLIIGSDVLYERDQPIALAEFIEMHAAPVCEVLIIDPNRGNRSAFNRQMSERGFEMSETIITAPLNDGSAYRGRLLRYLR, from the coding sequence ATGTCTACCCCGAATCTTGGCTATGCCATCAAACACCAGCACGTAGCCGTGGCCGGTGGCGCCGACCTGCACGTTCGCTCTTTGCTCGATAAACAGCAGTTTTACGACCCGCTCGGTATTGCTGAGGCGGCGGGCGTGTCGGAAGCGTGTTGGTCGCTGTTTGGGCAAGTTTGGCCATCGGCGCAAAAAATGGCCGATTTAATGCAGGACTATGCACTGGGCGAGCGGCGCATTTTAGAAATTGGTTGTGGCTTGGCGCTGGCCAGCTTGGTGATTCACCGCCGCCTCGGCGACATCACCGCCAGCGATTGTCACCCGCTGACCGAAACTTTTCTGAATGAAAATACACTACTGAACGCCATGCCAACACTGAAATATTGCACCGGCAACTGGGGGCGCAGCAATCTGGACTTGGGCGAGTTTGATCTGATTATCGGCAGCGATGTGCTGTACGAGCGTGACCAGCCAATTGCGCTGGCCGAATTTATCGAGATGCACGCCGCACCTGTTTGCGAAGTGCTCATTATCGACCCCAACCGCGGCAACCGCAGTGCGTTTAATCGCCAGATGAGCGAGCGCGGGTTTGAGATGAGCGAAACCATAATTACCGCACCACTGAACGATGGCAGTGCGTATCGGGGAAGGCTACTGCGTTATTTGCGCTGA
- a CDS encoding IS4 family transposase, with protein sequence MRPSLYSKSIYKIQQLLHSLEFRSRHRQRPQDFTRNTTFTFPRVAGILLAGLQQSLQVEVDQFFDHLDLPDGRLPNDDAFRMARKKLKESAYIELRDQINHDLPSDLAQRWHSWRIIAADSTTLYLPNHADIRKPEHFNVYDGANAPPYSLARAAALCETSTGLILCADLDADRVSERELLLRQLPILKQDDLLVLDRGYPAHWLFALLLERQQAFCMRLYSSSYNPLVTAFARSDRMSEVITITPNRAQYKSFNTHGIAIKPFKIRLVKVILQSGMIEILATSLLNEVQYPHAEFAALYHRRWRIEEAFRNLKCRLKLEQFGGETPLAVRQEFHAAILLHNLASLACEDALRALPAEQQALFHANLSYAASQLRHQLPRLLSDPKRFGALFDKIIVLLIKQVERLRPDRSGPPRNPSRIKPRYHRAYK encoded by the coding sequence ATCCGACCCTCCCTATATTCCAAATCAATCTATAAAATCCAGCAGTTACTTCATTCTCTTGAATTTCGTTCCCGCCACCGTCAACGCCCGCAAGATTTCACTCGCAACACCACTTTTACCTTTCCACGCGTAGCGGGCATTTTGCTCGCTGGACTTCAGCAATCTTTGCAAGTCGAAGTCGATCAGTTCTTTGATCATTTGGATCTGCCTGATGGCCGTTTACCCAATGACGACGCCTTTCGAATGGCGCGTAAGAAGCTCAAAGAGTCTGCTTATATCGAGCTGCGCGACCAAATCAACCATGATTTACCAAGCGATTTGGCTCAACGTTGGCATAGCTGGAGAATCATTGCCGCCGACTCAACCACTTTGTATTTGCCCAACCATGCAGATATTCGCAAGCCTGAACACTTCAATGTTTATGATGGCGCAAATGCGCCCCCTTATTCCTTGGCACGTGCTGCCGCCTTGTGCGAAACCAGTACTGGATTGATTCTGTGTGCGGATCTTGATGCCGATCGCGTCAGCGAGCGTGAGCTGCTGCTCCGGCAGTTACCCATCCTCAAACAAGACGATTTATTGGTGCTTGATCGAGGCTATCCTGCGCATTGGCTGTTTGCCTTGCTGCTTGAACGCCAACAAGCGTTTTGTATGCGACTCTATAGCTCGTCCTACAATCCACTGGTCACCGCCTTTGCGCGCTCAGATCGGATGAGCGAAGTCATCACCATTACACCTAATCGAGCGCAATATAAGTCCTTCAATACTCATGGTATTGCCATTAAACCCTTTAAAATCAGGCTGGTTAAGGTGATACTTCAGTCGGGTATGATCGAAATACTGGCCACATCGCTCTTAAATGAAGTGCAGTATCCTCACGCGGAATTTGCCGCGCTCTATCACCGTCGTTGGCGAATTGAAGAGGCATTCCGCAATCTCAAGTGCCGCTTAAAGCTGGAACAATTTGGTGGTGAAACCCCACTGGCTGTACGACAGGAGTTTCATGCCGCCATTTTGTTACATAATCTGGCGAGTCTAGCTTGTGAAGATGCATTGCGAGCATTGCCTGCAGAGCAGCAGGCCTTATTTCATGCCAATTTAAGTTACGCCGCTTCGCAACTGCGACACCAGTTGCCTCGCTTGTTGAGTGACCCTAAGCGGTTTGGTGCCTTGTTCGATAAAATAATTGTCTTATTAATCAAGCAAGTCGAACGATTACGCCCCGATAGATCTGGCCCCCCACGCAATCCAAGTCGCATTAAGCCTCGCTATCACCGAGCCTACAAGTGA
- a CDS encoding MarR family winged helix-turn-helix transcriptional regulator: protein MLDHTAHPSGAHTEYELNCALELLFYGYKGFTAQPDAILAERGLARVHHRILYFVGRQGGLSVNQLLAKLGVSKQALNAPLRQLQEAGLITASPSEIDKRVKCLALTEEGIELEESLSGAQRTILDRVFAQCGPQAESGFKQVLGVLAKITQADTAQS, encoded by the coding sequence ATGCTTGACCATACCGCTCATCCATCTGGCGCACATACCGAATACGAGCTCAATTGCGCACTTGAGTTGCTGTTTTATGGCTACAAAGGATTTACCGCCCAACCCGACGCAATCTTGGCCGAGCGCGGTTTGGCGCGTGTCCATCACCGCATTTTGTATTTTGTAGGCCGACAGGGTGGCTTATCGGTTAATCAATTGCTCGCCAAACTCGGCGTGAGCAAACAGGCACTCAACGCCCCGCTGCGCCAATTGCAAGAAGCGGGCCTGATCACCGCCAGCCCCTCTGAAATCGACAAGCGAGTAAAATGCCTGGCGCTCACTGAGGAGGGTATAGAGCTAGAAGAATCATTATCTGGTGCTCAACGAACTATACTCGACAGGGTATTTGCCCAATGTGGCCCACAAGCAGAATCAGGTTTTAAACAAGTGTTGGGCGTTTTAGCCAAAATCACTCAAGCCGATACCGCGCAATCATGA
- the hemB gene encoding porphobilinogen synthase, with protein MHNNRPFPTTRLRRMRRDDFSRRLMRENTLTASDLILPVFVLDGSNRVEDIASMPGVQRMSMDKLFAVAEEAVQLGIPALALFPVIESQLKTLDAREAWNQRGLVPRTVEALKMRFPELGIITDVALDPYTTHGQDGIIDDNGYVLNDETIAALVRQAASHAAAGADIVAPSDMMDGRVAAIRAALDRDNHIHTRILAYSAKYASAFYGPFRDAVGSAVNLGKGNKYTYQMDPANSNEALHEVGLDLAEGADMVMVKPGMPYLDIVRRVKDEFAAPTFVYQVSGEYAMLKAAAQNGWLNEEAVVMESLLAFKRAGADAILTYYAIEAAKWLAK; from the coding sequence ATGCACAACAATCGCCCCTTCCCCACGACCCGCCTGCGCCGGATGCGCCGTGATGACTTTTCGCGTCGCCTAATGCGCGAAAACACGCTCACCGCCAGCGATCTGATCCTGCCGGTTTTTGTGCTGGATGGCAGCAACCGGGTCGAAGACATCGCCTCGATGCCGGGCGTGCAACGCATGAGTATGGATAAACTGTTTGCCGTCGCCGAAGAAGCCGTCCAACTCGGCATCCCCGCGCTGGCGCTGTTTCCGGTGATCGAATCCCAACTCAAAACCTTGGACGCGCGTGAAGCGTGGAATCAGCGTGGCCTCGTACCGCGCACCGTCGAAGCGCTTAAAATGCGCTTTCCTGAGCTGGGCATCATCACCGACGTGGCGCTTGACCCGTACACCACGCATGGCCAAGACGGCATTATTGATGACAATGGCTATGTGCTGAACGACGAAACCATCGCCGCACTGGTGCGCCAAGCCGCCAGCCATGCCGCCGCTGGCGCGGATATTGTGGCGCCATCCGATATGATGGACGGCCGCGTCGCCGCGATTCGCGCCGCGCTCGATCGCGACAATCACATCCACACCCGCATCCTCGCCTACTCGGCCAAATACGCCAGCGCCTTCTACGGCCCATTCCGCGATGCGGTGGGCTCGGCCGTCAATCTGGGCAAAGGCAATAAATACACTTACCAAATGGACCCTGCCAATAGCAACGAAGCGCTGCACGAAGTCGGCCTCGATCTGGCCGAGGGTGCCGATATGGTGATGGTGAAACCGGGTATGCCTTACTTAGATATCGTGCGCCGCGTGAAAGACGAATTCGCTGCGCCGACTTTCGTGTATCAAGTCTCAGGCGAATACGCGATGCTCAAAGCCGCAGCGCAAAATGGCTGGCTGAATGAAGAAGCAGTAGTAATGGAAAGCCTGCTCGCGTTCAAACGCGCCGGCGCCGATGCGATTTTGACTTACTACGCGATTGAAGCAGCGAAGTGGCTGGCGAAGTAA
- a CDS encoding MEKHLA domain-containing protein produces the protein MTQLALVQLMLDSYRRLVGRELLPADWPLEQAAHWLQFEAPFCVLAHEASSDPRFIFANTTAQRCFEYSAAELIGLPSRLSAEAPNRQERQQLLDTVSRQGYATGYRGLRIAKSGRRFWIENVTVWNLIDDTGVCHGQAATYEKWQDA, from the coding sequence ATGACTCAGCTAGCCTTGGTGCAATTAATGTTGGACAGCTATCGCCGTCTAGTGGGGCGCGAGCTGCTGCCTGCCGATTGGCCGCTTGAGCAAGCGGCGCACTGGCTGCAATTTGAAGCGCCATTTTGCGTGCTGGCACATGAGGCCAGTAGCGACCCGCGTTTTATTTTTGCCAATACGACGGCACAACGCTGTTTTGAATACAGTGCAGCCGAGCTGATCGGCCTGCCATCGCGCCTCTCGGCTGAAGCGCCCAATCGCCAAGAGCGCCAGCAATTACTCGATACGGTCAGCCGTCAGGGTTATGCCACTGGCTATCGCGGGCTGCGTATTGCCAAATCAGGGCGGCGCTTCTGGATCGAAAATGTGACGGTGTGGAATCTGATTGACGATACGGGCGTGTGCCATGGGCAGGCCGCGACTTATGAAAAATGGCAGGATGCTTAA
- a CDS encoding EVE domain-containing protein produces the protein MQYWLMKSEPDDVSIDDLAARNTVGWYGVRNYQARNFMRDTQQVGDGVLFYHSSCEQPGVAGFARVASSSYPDPTQFDPNSKYFDAKATLEKPRWMQVDVEYVRKTRLLSLSEMRQYPELAEMLVLQKGSRLSITPVSPAEWRFIQDLLA, from the coding sequence ATGCAATACTGGCTAATGAAATCCGAGCCCGATGATGTGTCAATCGACGATCTGGCCGCCCGAAATACCGTGGGGTGGTATGGCGTGAGAAACTATCAGGCACGTAACTTTATGCGCGATACCCAGCAAGTGGGCGATGGCGTGCTGTTTTATCATTCTTCGTGCGAGCAGCCGGGCGTGGCTGGCTTTGCCCGCGTGGCCAGCAGCAGCTACCCCGACCCGACGCAATTTGATCCTAACTCCAAATATTTCGACGCCAAAGCCACGCTGGAAAAACCGCGCTGGATGCAGGTCGATGTCGAATATGTGCGTAAAACGCGGCTATTGTCGCTGAGCGAAATGCGGCAATACCCTGAGCTGGCCGAGATGCTGGTACTGCAAAAAGGCTCGCGGCTGTCGATTACCCCCGTCTCACCCGCCGAATGGCGCTTTATTCAGGATTTACTCGCATGA
- a CDS encoding sulfite exporter TauE/SafE family protein: MMTMIAACLAVGLIAGFLAGLLGVGGGLVIVPALLAVFHLAGILPEHQQHLALGTSLATIMFTGIASVRAHHAKGAVRWDIVRQITPGIIAGTFIGAQIAGLISTRGLQWIFVVFAYVVAAQMLLDLKPKPSRQLPARSGMLSVGGVIGVLSSWVGIGGGSLSVPFLSACNVPVKTAIGTSSAIGVPIALAGAAGYIASGWGIASLPNYSLGYVYIPALLGIVLASFPMAKVGAAVAHRLPVPTLKKCFAALLIILASKMLWSLW; the protein is encoded by the coding sequence ATGATGACGATGATTGCCGCTTGCTTGGCGGTGGGATTAATTGCTGGTTTTCTCGCTGGGCTGTTGGGCGTTGGCGGTGGCTTGGTGATTGTGCCCGCCCTGTTGGCGGTGTTTCACCTCGCGGGTATTTTGCCCGAGCACCAGCAGCATTTAGCATTGGGTACGAGCTTGGCGACGATTATGTTTACCGGCATCGCCAGCGTGCGTGCCCACCATGCGAAAGGGGCGGTGCGCTGGGATATCGTGCGGCAAATCACGCCGGGCATTATTGCGGGCACATTTATTGGCGCCCAAATTGCCGGGCTGATCTCTACCCGTGGCTTGCAATGGATTTTTGTTGTCTTTGCCTACGTCGTCGCGGCGCAAATGCTGCTGGATTTAAAGCCCAAACCCTCGCGCCAATTGCCCGCGCGCAGCGGGATGCTCTCGGTAGGCGGTGTGATCGGCGTGTTGTCGAGCTGGGTAGGCATTGGTGGCGGGTCTTTATCGGTGCCATTTTTAAGCGCCTGCAATGTCCCCGTCAAAACTGCGATCGGCACATCATCGGCGATCGGCGTACCCATTGCGCTGGCCGGTGCGGCAGGCTACATTGCCAGCGGCTGGGGTATTGCCAGCTTACCTAATTACTCATTGGGCTATGTTTATATACCTGCACTACTCGGCATTGTACTTGCCAGCTTTCCCATGGCCAAAGTCGGCGCAGCAGTGGCGCATCGCCTCCCAGTGCCTACACTGAAAAAATGCTTCGCCGCCCTGCTGATTATTCTGGCCAGCAAGATGCTGTGGAGCTTGTGGTGA
- a CDS encoding DMT family transporter: MTRPVVPAYLLLIAVWSTTALAIKWGVTGLSFSLALMLRFVLAALLALGIQHWRRQSLPFDRAHLRAYTIAGVATSLSMLCSFWAAQYMASGLIAVLYGLAPLATGFYASLWLGSSMRRSELLAIAVSLLGLALIFGQNLNLAPSGLPSMLALILGMALQSGAAVLLKRYASTQSAMAVNTGALLICAFLTTLFWLISGATMPAQIPTKALLAILYLASIGSVLAFGLYYWLIRECRPISVALISLITPATSLWLGSWLNHEVLHPRELYGTALIMLGLLIHCLQRKN; this comes from the coding sequence ATGACCCGCCCCGTTGTTCCTGCTTACCTGCTGTTAATCGCCGTTTGGTCCACCACGGCGCTGGCCATTAAATGGGGCGTAACAGGCTTGTCGTTTAGCTTGGCGCTGATGCTGCGCTTTGTGCTGGCGGCGTTACTCGCGCTAGGCATACAGCACTGGCGCCGTCAGAGCTTGCCTTTCGATCGCGCTCACTTGCGCGCCTATACCATTGCGGGCGTCGCGACTTCACTGTCAATGTTGTGCTCATTCTGGGCCGCGCAATATATGGCTTCGGGCTTGATCGCCGTGCTCTATGGCTTGGCACCACTGGCGACGGGGTTTTATGCCAGCCTATGGCTAGGCAGTAGCATGCGACGGAGTGAATTGCTGGCAATTGCGGTTAGTTTGCTCGGCTTGGCGCTGATCTTCGGCCAAAACCTCAATTTGGCCCCAAGTGGCTTACCAAGCATGCTGGCCTTGATCTTGGGCATGGCCTTGCAATCGGGCGCCGCAGTATTGCTCAAACGTTATGCCAGCACGCAATCGGCCATGGCGGTCAATACCGGCGCGCTACTGATCTGCGCCTTCCTGACGACTTTGTTCTGGTTGATCTCCGGCGCAACGATGCCCGCGCAGATTCCAACCAAGGCACTGCTCGCCATTCTGTATCTAGCCAGCATTGGCTCCGTGCTGGCCTTTGGCCTGTACTATTGGCTGATTCGCGAATGTCGCCCTATTAGCGTGGCGCTGATTTCGCTAATCACCCCCGCCACCTCGCTCTGGCTGGGTAGCTGGCTGAATCATGAAGTACTCCATCCGCGCGAATTGTATGGTACGGCGTTGATTATGCTGGGGCTGTTGATCCATTGCCTGCAAAGAAAAAACTGA
- a CDS encoding PliI family lysozyme inhibitor of I-type lysozyme, protein MYRLLLSLVAVLLSQSIWAKDYRFLQQINLPDNHSVLQVAEGENEPRSIGSYSIRLYGGHNPDFPLDDFITGLIVAREGVVERVFNIDGNGDGIGEVVVVIRSAGSGGYLTFDVFDWQNQQLKRIFSLSDLPPKADPVVEVKRVMRKP, encoded by the coding sequence ATGTATCGCCTGCTTTTAAGTCTAGTGGCCGTACTGCTGAGCCAGAGTATTTGGGCCAAAGATTATCGGTTTTTGCAGCAAATTAACTTGCCCGACAATCACAGTGTGCTGCAAGTAGCAGAAGGCGAAAACGAGCCGCGCAGCATCGGCAGCTATAGCATTCGGCTCTATGGCGGGCACAATCCTGACTTCCCCTTGGATGACTTTATTACAGGGCTGATAGTCGCGCGCGAAGGCGTGGTTGAGCGGGTATTTAATATCGATGGCAATGGCGATGGTATTGGTGAAGTCGTCGTCGTAATCCGCAGCGCTGGCAGTGGCGGCTATCTCACTTTTGATGTTTTTGACTGGCAAAATCAGCAATTAAAACGCATTTTCTCGCTGAGTGATTTGCCCCCCAAAGCTGACCCCGTGGTAGAAGTAAAACGCGTCATGCGCAAACCATGA